A single Camelus ferus isolate YT-003-E chromosome 3, BCGSAC_Cfer_1.0, whole genome shotgun sequence DNA region contains:
- the RAD1 gene encoding cell cycle checkpoint protein RAD1 isoform X1: MPLLTQPIPDESDYSLVASLDNVRNLSTILKAIHFREHATCFATKNGIKVTVENAKCVQANAFIQAGIFQEFTVQEESVTFRINLTVLLDCLSIFGSSPTPGTLTALRMCYQGYGYPLMLFLEEGGVVTVCKINTQEPEETLDFDFCSTNVINKIILQSEGLREAFSELDMTSEVLQITMSPDKPYFRLSTFGNAGSSHLDYPKDSDLMESFQCTQTQVNRYKISLLKPSTKALVLSCKVSIRTDNRGFLSLQYMIRNEDGQICFVEYYCCPDEEVPESES, encoded by the exons ATGCCCCTCCTAACCCAGCCGATCCCAGATGAGAGTGATTACAGCTTAGTGGCCAGCCTTGACAACGTCAGGAATCTCTCCACTATCTTGAAGGCCATTCATTTCCGAGAACATGCCACGTGTTTCGCTACTAAGAATGGAATCAAGGTGACAGTGGAAAACGCAAAATGTGTGCAAGCAAATGCTTTTATTCAG GCTGGAATATTTCAAGAATTTACAGTTCAAGAAGAGTCTGTTACTTTTCGAATTAATTTAACCGTCCTCTTagactgtttatctatttttggaTCAAGTCCTACTCCAG GGACTTTAACTGCACTTCGGATGTGTTACCAAGGCTACGGTTACCCTTTGATGCTATTTCTGGAAGAAGGTGGAGTGGTGACAGTCTGTAAAATCAATACACAGGAGCCTGAGGAGACCCTGGACTTTGATTTCTGCAGCACCaatgttattaataaaattattctgcAGTCAGAGGGGCTCCGTGAAGCATTTTCCGAATTGGATATGACGAGCGAGGTCCTACAGATCACCATGTCTCCAGATAAGCCTTATTTCAG GTTATCTACTTTTGGGAATGCAGGAAGCTCACACCTTGACTAtcccaaagattctgatttgATGGAATCATTTCAGTGTACTCAGACCCAGGTCAACAG ATACAAGATTTCTTTACTGAAGCCCTCTACAAAGGCATTAGTCCTGTCTTGTAAGGTGTCTATTCGGACAGATAACCGAGGATTCCTCTCATTACAGTATATGATTAGAAATGAAGACGGACAGATATGTTTTGTGGAATATTACTGCTGTCCTGACGAAGAAGTTCCTGAGTCTGAGTCTTAA
- the RAD1 gene encoding cell cycle checkpoint protein RAD1 isoform X2, with protein sequence MCYQGYGYPLMLFLEEGGVVTVCKINTQEPEETLDFDFCSTNVINKIILQSEGLREAFSELDMTSEVLQITMSPDKPYFRLSTFGNAGSSHLDYPKDSDLMESFQCTQTQVNRYKISLLKPSTKALVLSCKVSIRTDNRGFLSLQYMIRNEDGQICFVEYYCCPDEEVPESES encoded by the exons ATGTGTTACCAAGGCTACGGTTACCCTTTGATGCTATTTCTGGAAGAAGGTGGAGTGGTGACAGTCTGTAAAATCAATACACAGGAGCCTGAGGAGACCCTGGACTTTGATTTCTGCAGCACCaatgttattaataaaattattctgcAGTCAGAGGGGCTCCGTGAAGCATTTTCCGAATTGGATATGACGAGCGAGGTCCTACAGATCACCATGTCTCCAGATAAGCCTTATTTCAG GTTATCTACTTTTGGGAATGCAGGAAGCTCACACCTTGACTAtcccaaagattctgatttgATGGAATCATTTCAGTGTACTCAGACCCAGGTCAACAG ATACAAGATTTCTTTACTGAAGCCCTCTACAAAGGCATTAGTCCTGTCTTGTAAGGTGTCTATTCGGACAGATAACCGAGGATTCCTCTCATTACAGTATATGATTAGAAATGAAGACGGACAGATATGTTTTGTGGAATATTACTGCTGTCCTGACGAAGAAGTTCCTGAGTCTGAGTCTTAA
- the BRIX1 gene encoding ribosome biogenesis protein BRX1 homolog, with translation MAATKRKRRGGPAGQAKKLKRTEKDAKPPAKASDVAEEAEGEERDRIPGPVCKGKWKNKERILIFSSRGINFRTRHLMQDLRMLMPHSKADTKMDRKDKLFVINEVCEMKNCNKCIYFEAKKKQDLYMWLSNSPHGPSAKFLVQNIHTLAELKMTGNCLKGSRPLLSFDPAFDELPHYALLKELLIQIFSTPRYHPKSQPFVDHVFTFSILDNRIWFRNFQIIEEDAALVEIGPRFVLNLIKIFQGSFGGPTLYENPHYQSPNMHRRIIRSITAAKYKEKQQVKDVQKLRKKEPKTILPHDPTADVFVTPAEEKPIEIQWVKPEPKVDLKARKKRIYKRQRKMKQKVNSGNAK, from the exons ATGGCGGCGACCAAGAGGAAACGGCGTGGAGGCCCAGCGGGTCAGgcaaaaaagctaaaaagaacCGAAAAAGATGCCAAGCCGCCTGCTAAGGCCAGCGACGTAGCAGAGGAGgcggaaggggaagagagagatcGTATCCCAGGCCCGGTTTGCAAG ggCAAGTGGAAAAATAAGGAACGGATTCTTATCTTTTCTTCCAGAGGAATAAATTTCAGAACAAGACATTTAATGCAAGACTTGAGAATGTTGATGCCTCATTCTAAAGCAG atacTAAAATGGATCGTAAAGATAAGTTATTTGTGATTAATGAG GtttgtgaaatgaaaaactgCAATAAATGTATCTATTTTGAAGCTAAGAAAAAACAAGATCTCTATATGTG gcTTTCAAATTCACCTCATGGACCATCTGCTAAATTCCTTGTTCAAAATA TTCATACTCTAGCTGAGCTGAAGATGACTGGAAACTGTTTGAAAGGTTCTCGGCCCCTCTTGTCTTTTGACCCT GCTTTTGATGAATTACCACATTATGCTTTGTTAAAAGAACTCTTAATTCAG ATCTTCAGTACACCACGCTATCACCCCAAAAGCCAACCATTTGTAGACCATGTGTTTACTTTCAGCATTTTGGATAACAGGATATGGTTTCGGAACTTTCAG atCATAGAAGAAGATGCTGCTCTGGTAGAAATAGGACCTCGTTTTGTCTTAAATCTCATAAAGATTTTCCAGGGAAGTTTTGGAGGACCAACTTTGTATGAAAATCCTCACTACCAGTCACCAAACATG CATCGGCGTATCATAAGATCCATCACAGCTgcaaaatacaaagagaaacagCAAGTGAAAGATGTgcagaaactgagaaagaaagaaccaaagaCTATTCTTCCCCATGATCCCACTGCAGATGTTTTTGTTACACCAGCTGAGGAAAAGCCGATAGAAATTCAGTGGGTAAAACCAGAGCCAAAAGTCGAtttgaaagcaagaaagaaaaggatttacaaaaggcaaagaaaaatgaaacagaaggtgaacagtgggaatgcaaagtga